The Anabrus simplex isolate iqAnaSimp1 chromosome 1, ASM4041472v1, whole genome shotgun sequence genome window below encodes:
- the LOC136857468 gene encoding prisilkin-39, protein MKGTCFYLPLLLCCLLYQAATNVEQSALQTRRLVHSPVANYHPGGCGCKGGCGGGGYGGGYGGYGGYGYGGGYGGYGGYGCGTRGYGGYGGYGYGGRGCSGRGGYGFGGRGCGCGSYGCGCHKGYGRVFLNINLHGHHPFLHGFPSIGKIPFFNQHFAGGLPFFGGGFHDSPFLGKLPFFNRYINYFPSAHQGYFLGGGFPFPGKSSFSSYYPHGHSYFGGPSHSFGSSGGYGKGYGYH, encoded by the coding sequence GTGGAGCAGTCGGCACTACAGACCAGGAGGCTGGTCCACTCGCCGGTAGCCAACTATCACCCTGGAGGTTGTGGCTGCAAAGGAGGCTGCGGCGGCGGCGGGTACGGAGGTGGTTACGGCGGATACGGCGGTTATGGCTACGGAGGTGGTTACGGTGGATACGGCGGTTATGGCTGCGGAACTCGTGGTTACGGTGGATACGGTGGTTACGGCTACGGAGGTCGTGGTTGTAGTGGACGCGGCGGTTATGGTTTCGGAGGTCGCGGATGCGGATGTGGTTCCTACGGTTGCGGGTGTCACAAAGGCTACGGCAGGGTTTTCCTCAACATTAACCTACATGGCCATCACCCATTTTTACATGGTTTCCCCTCAATCGGGAAGATTCCCTTCTTCAACCAACATTTCGCCGGTGGACTTCCATTCTTTGGAGGTGGTTTTCATGACTCCCCATTCCTAGGAAAACTTCCTTTCTTCAACCGCTACATCAACTACTTCCCTTCAGCGCACCAAGGCTATTTCCTTGGAGGAGGCTTCCCCTTCCCAGGGAAGTCCTCTTTCAGCTCCTACTACCCGCATGGTCACTCTTATTTCGGGGGACCTTCGCATTCGTTCGGGTCCTCAGGAGGATACGGCAAGGGTTATGGCTACCATTAG